The Radiobacillus deserti genomic interval CAGTGAATAAAGGCGTTGTGGTTAAGCACCATTTTAGGTACACCATTGTCCTCCGACGAGATGGTTCGTTTGTAAAAGCAAAACCAATAAAAGAAAAAAGTGTTGGGGCCGAGGTTACTTATGAGGAAAAGGAAGCTCATAAACTGGGCTCCCTTTTCCTTGCTAAGCCGGCTGCAGGTATTCGTCTTCTCGCAATGGTCATGGTTCTCTTGCTAATTGCTTCACCTCTTTATTTATGGAATGCACAGGATAAAGCATATGCTTATGTAAGCATTGATATCAATCCTAGTGTTGAATTAGAAGTAAACAAAGATATGGAAGTCATTAGTATTCACGCGGTTAATGACGATGCCAAATCTTTAATTTCTATGCTTGGAGACTGGAAAGGGAAACCAATTGATCAAATTACTGGTCAAATTGTGCAAATCAGCAAGAAAGAGAATTGGTTATCCGAAGAGAAAACGGTTTTAATAGGTATTTCTTATGAAGAAAGTGGCGAAAAAGAAGCGCATGTAACAAAGGTGCTTGATGAGTACTTTAAAAAAGACGCGCTATTAACGGTAGCGATTTTCGAAGTTCCACCATCTATTCGTGCTCAGGCACAGGAACAGAAAAAATCGATGAACGAAGTCATGGCTGCATCCTTGCCTAGTCTAACTAAATCAGAATTAGCCAACCAAATGGACGATAAAGAAAGAGAAATTATTCGAACTTATTTTGATTATAAAAAGCAAACCGTAAAGAAAGAAAAGGCGATACCTACCGAGCAAGACACAACGAAGGAGGAGAAAAAAGAGACTTCTTCGAAACAAAAGCAGGATATGGAGTCTATACCAACTAAGGAAGCACCAGAAAAAACGAAAACCACTATGAAAGAAGAAGCGACTAAGACAAAACAAAAGCAAAAGATTACGAAATCAGAAAAAAAAGAAGAAAAGCCGAAAAAACAAAAAACGAATCCAAACAAACCAGCAGTTGAAGAAGAAGAAAATGTTCTAGGCCTGGACTTAGACGAAGCTGCGATTCGTGAGGCGTTGCTGGAGTGGAAGCAAAATCCTGAGGTAATACCACCAATTCTTAAGGAATTACCAGAACAAATTAAAGAAGAATTAGAAATCCATCTAGAGATAAATTCAAATTCGATAAAATCGATAGAGGATATTTTTGATTTACTAGATAGATAAAACTCCTGTCCGTAAGGACGGGAGTTTTTTGCGTTACTATGAATGGTAAAAGCGACCTTCCAAGCATATTAGTTAGTATTTAGAAAGAGCTATTTGATGTACATTCAATTAAATAGCTGTTGACTTCTTTTTCTATTGCAAGAAAACGTCAATTCGTACTATGATACTTTTGAAAACGCTTTAATAACGTCGGGTGTTTTGTTCCGGTATTTAATAATGCTGATAGATAATCAAAATGGATTCTAGGGGGGAGTTAAATGGTCCAATTATGTAAAGTGCTTATCGTGGATGATGAAATGCTGATACGTCAAGGAATTATCAATTATATGAATTGGGAGTCAGAAGGCTTTCAAATTGTTGATCAATCATCGAATGGGGAAGAGGCTTTGAGTCTTATAGAAAAGCATAAGCCACATGTTGTGATAACAGATATTGTAATGCCTGTCATGGATGGAACGGAATTGGTGAAGGTTATCAAAAGGGACTACCCAGATATAGAAGTGGTGGTGCTAAGCAGCTTTGAAAATTTTGACTATGTTCATTCTACCTTTAAGGAAGGCATAGTGGATTACATTTTAAAACCAAAGCTGACTAGCGAGGAATTATTAGAGTCTTTGTACAAAGCGGTGAAACGAATTCCTAATTTTGAATTTTGCAAGAATACACAAAAAATAAAACCTTCTACTTCTAAACAATTACAACAAGTTATTCATGGCTCTCAAGAAGTGGATAAAC includes:
- a CDS encoding anti-sigma-I factor RsgI family protein is translated as MNKGVVVKHHFRYTIVLRRDGSFVKAKPIKEKSVGAEVTYEEKEAHKLGSLFLAKPAAGIRLLAMVMVLLLIASPLYLWNAQDKAYAYVSIDINPSVELEVNKDMEVISIHAVNDDAKSLISMLGDWKGKPIDQITGQIVQISKKENWLSEEKTVLIGISYEESGEKEAHVTKVLDEYFKKDALLTVAIFEVPPSIRAQAQEQKKSMNEVMAASLPSLTKSELANQMDDKEREIIRTYFDYKKQTVKKEKAIPTEQDTTKEEKKETSSKQKQDMESIPTKEAPEKTKTTMKEEATKTKQKQKITKSEKKEEKPKKQKTNPNKPAVEEEENVLGLDLDEAAIREALLEWKQNPEVIPPILKELPEQIKEELEIHLEINSNSIKSIEDIFDLLDR